One region of Verrucomicrobiota bacterium genomic DNA includes:
- a CDS encoding urea amidolyase associated protein UAAP1, with the protein MKIPEDKIRFSLKIQAGENWSHVLKRGTTLQLHDIEGGANISMMLYNFEILSERYNMPDTLKAQHTAYLTKGHCLYSDMGRILASITEDSCGWHDTISGYSTPEIIEKKYGTGTFQELRNKFHRNAYHGFLQELAKYDMGPRDLIPCVNFFSKVTNDLHGNLSYVPNHSKSGSIVHLRSEMNTLIILNTCPHPLDTSPTYNAKKIEATIWTSPLIESDDACRTSCPENERGFINTERYFL; encoded by the coding sequence ATGAAAATCCCTGAAGATAAAATCCGATTCTCATTAAAAATTCAAGCAGGAGAAAACTGGTCACATGTCTTAAAAAGAGGAACAACACTTCAACTACATGACATAGAAGGAGGTGCAAATATTTCTATGATGCTCTACAACTTTGAAATACTAAGTGAGCGTTACAATATGCCAGACACGCTTAAGGCCCAACATACAGCTTATCTTACCAAAGGGCATTGCCTTTATTCTGATATGGGCCGTATTCTTGCTTCTATTACAGAAGACTCGTGCGGTTGGCATGATACGATCTCAGGCTACTCAACTCCTGAAATTATTGAAAAAAAGTATGGCACTGGGACTTTTCAAGAACTCCGTAATAAATTTCACCGAAATGCCTATCACGGATTTCTTCAAGAATTAGCAAAATATGACATGGGGCCGAGAGACCTAATACCCTGTGTTAATTTTTTTAGCAAAGTCACCAATGATTTGCATGGTAATCTTAGTTATGTTCCCAATCATTCCAAATCCGGTAGTATTGTCCATCTTCGTTCCGAAATGAACACACTTATCATCTTGAATACATGCCCCCATCCTTTGGATACTAGCCCAACATATAACGCAAAAAAAATCGAAGCAACTATCTGGACTTCGCCCCTGATTGAATCAGATGATGCATGCCGAACCTCGTGCCCGGAAAACGAAAGAGGTTTTATCAATACTGAACGATATTTTCTGTAA
- the nikR gene encoding nickel-responsive transcriptional regulator NikR, protein MKSDSLTLAGGVQRFTVSLPRKLFTQFERMIHSKGFSNRSQAVTDLVSKAVSEHQTKISNTVMTGVLTVIYEHRKRDLQNRLTQLQHKYLKEIISIQLIHLENDHSLQVLLMQGPGKRLKMISDEFITCKGVKQGKLELSATIIPQLY, encoded by the coding sequence ATGAAATCTGATTCATTGACTTTAGCCGGAGGTGTTCAAAGATTCACCGTAAGTTTACCGCGCAAACTTTTTACTCAGTTTGAGAGAATGATCCATAGCAAAGGCTTTTCAAACAGATCTCAAGCTGTCACAGATTTAGTAAGTAAAGCAGTAAGCGAGCACCAAACCAAAATCTCCAATACCGTCATGACAGGAGTCTTGACTGTTATTTATGAGCATCGCAAACGAGATCTTCAAAACCGCCTTACCCAACTTCAGCACAAATATCTTAAAGAGATTATTTCCATCCAACTTATACATCTTGAAAATGATCATTCCTTGCAAGTACTCCTCATGCAAGGCCCTGGAAAAAGACTTAAAATGATTTCAGATGAATTTATAACCTGCAAAGGAGTTAAACAAGGCAAGCTAGAACTTAGTGCAACCATTATCCCACAACTTTATTAG
- a CDS encoding urea amidolyase associated protein UAAP2, with protein MTTKESQLKPALAIYDETILAGDGWMHEIKQGQTLRIEDVEGNQAVDTLFYNAQDYEDRYSAVDTIREQGNIYLTTGTKLISTKRNTLLTIVADTCGRHDTLGGACSTESNTVRYSLEKHYMHACRDTFTRYGALWPEPFSKKDITNNINFFMNVPVTPEGKLTFEDGISAPGLYVELLAELDTVCLISNCPQLNNPCNAYNPTPVRVLIWNP; from the coding sequence ATGACTACAAAAGAAAGCCAACTTAAGCCTGCCTTAGCCATCTACGATGAGACCATTCTAGCTGGAGACGGTTGGATGCATGAAATTAAGCAAGGCCAAACCCTACGCATCGAAGATGTTGAAGGCAATCAAGCAGTAGACACGCTTTTTTATAATGCCCAAGACTATGAAGACCGCTATAGCGCAGTAGATACCATAAGAGAACAAGGAAACATTTATCTCACCACTGGAACGAAACTAATATCAACTAAAAGAAACACTTTACTGACTATCGTCGCTGACACTTGCGGACGCCATGATACTCTCGGCGGCGCATGCTCTACGGAGAGTAATACTGTTCGTTATTCTTTAGAGAAACACTATATGCATGCATGCCGCGATACTTTTACAAGATATGGAGCTTTATGGCCGGAACCTTTCAGCAAAAAAGATATCACCAACAATATCAATTTCTTCATGAATGTTCCAGTCACCCCAGAAGGCAAGCTGACTTTCGAAGATGGCATTTCTGCGCCAGGACTATATGTTGAGCTCCTTGCTGAATTGGATACGGTATGTCTTATTTCCAACTGCCCACAGCTAAACAATCCTTGCAACGCTTATAATCCCACTCCTGTTCGTGTGCTTATTTGGAATCCTTAG